A stretch of Hyalangium gracile DNA encodes these proteins:
- a CDS encoding serine/threonine-protein kinase translates to MGCPDETTLSHLLVGGLQEERRAQVLSHVEGCADCQRVLAAGEDSGPASSVTSGEADAGSFLARGATVSRYVVLERIGDGAMGVVYAAYDPELDRQVALKLLRPEGRQLEELRRRLLREAQSLARLSHPNVVAVHDVGPCGDSVFLALELVEGTTLADWMKEARPWREVLRVFQDAGRGLSAAHAAGLVHRDFKPANVLVGRDGRARVTDFGLARPSNRTGLPGAMGVLPASLLGHDTAPLTRSGVLVGTPVYMAPEQLRGEGADALSDQFSFCVALYEALYGVRPFDGRTLEELGRAIEEGRVRAPAREAKVPARVRRAVLRGLRTRAEERFPSMEALLAALTPRTVRVRTWLVASVLAVGLAGVTVDYVVSHRHEVRCAQEADKVAAAWSPERRERVHAAFLATGKPYAVPAWEKLSSELEAQASLWRTLRTEACLAVEEHTSDTAWQTVACLDARLWQLAAVTELLEKADRQMVQHAQQMLSSLEGLEGCKEAPALSTRPQPPDALRPRVDAARRRLSEAQARMEAGRYSEGLAVTTGLLQEIQGVDYRPLEAEVRVLHGQLHALSGQLKEAEESLYKAVWAAEAGRDDEAAARAWIFLIWVVGDQMARAGEVDRIVLHAQAEVARLGRERFPRISTELHLRMGGLLMVQGKLEQADAAFSHGLELARKTYGADSLRASYFLVGLGRVRTRQSRPAEALELYQQALRLRERTWGLEHPALALNLNNIAIELLALGRREEAIATWRRSLALLEASREPDHPSFAAPLTNLASVLRTMGHLDEARQDLERALAIFERGKGPDHPNTASALTELGMVAFDSQRLDEACAYHEQALARVQRALGPDTARASAPLTYLGSVHLRAGRYVEARRALTRALQLWEKEGGPDGSSATNALRPLARVELASGAPRKALEHCQRALALDERVQGAEAPDVALDLACLAEGHLALGAPAQAVPLLERARRLHRIAPRDPLDEAWATFLLARALGEQRSAAERARAVALAEEARTRMEGLGIRARVELRQVMAWRQRVEAP, encoded by the coding sequence ATGGGCTGCCCCGACGAAACGACGCTGAGCCACCTGCTCGTGGGCGGCCTTCAGGAGGAGCGGAGGGCGCAGGTGCTCTCCCACGTGGAGGGCTGCGCCGACTGTCAGCGGGTGCTGGCCGCGGGGGAGGACTCCGGGCCGGCGTCGAGCGTCACGTCCGGGGAGGCCGACGCGGGGAGCTTCCTGGCCCGAGGCGCCACCGTCTCTCGCTACGTGGTGCTCGAGCGCATCGGCGATGGGGCCATGGGGGTGGTGTACGCGGCGTATGATCCGGAGCTGGATCGCCAGGTGGCGCTCAAGCTGCTGCGCCCCGAGGGCCGCCAGCTGGAGGAGCTGCGTCGGCGGTTGCTCCGAGAGGCGCAGTCGCTGGCCCGGCTCTCCCACCCCAACGTCGTCGCCGTGCATGACGTGGGCCCGTGCGGGGACAGCGTCTTCCTGGCCCTGGAGCTGGTGGAGGGCACCACGCTGGCGGACTGGATGAAGGAGGCGCGCCCCTGGCGCGAGGTGCTGCGCGTCTTCCAGGACGCCGGGCGGGGGCTGTCCGCCGCGCATGCCGCGGGCCTGGTGCATCGCGACTTCAAGCCCGCCAACGTCCTCGTGGGGCGAGATGGCCGGGCGCGGGTGACGGACTTCGGGCTGGCCCGTCCCTCGAACCGCACGGGCCTCCCTGGCGCCATGGGCGTGCTCCCGGCTTCCTTGCTGGGGCACGACACCGCCCCGCTCACGCGGAGCGGTGTGCTGGTGGGGACGCCGGTCTACATGGCTCCGGAGCAGCTCCGGGGCGAGGGGGCGGACGCGCTCTCGGACCAGTTCAGCTTCTGCGTGGCCCTCTATGAGGCCCTGTATGGCGTGCGGCCCTTCGACGGCCGCACCCTGGAGGAGCTGGGGCGGGCCATCGAGGAGGGACGGGTGCGAGCGCCCGCTCGCGAGGCGAAGGTCCCCGCTCGGGTGCGGCGAGCCGTGCTCCGGGGCCTGCGGACCCGGGCCGAGGAGCGCTTCCCCTCCATGGAGGCGCTGCTGGCGGCGCTCACTCCGCGCACCGTGCGCGTCCGCACGTGGCTGGTCGCCTCCGTCCTTGCCGTGGGCCTTGCGGGCGTCACCGTGGACTACGTGGTGTCCCACCGGCATGAGGTGCGCTGCGCGCAGGAGGCGGACAAGGTCGCCGCGGCCTGGAGCCCCGAGCGCCGCGAGCGCGTGCATGCGGCCTTCCTCGCCACGGGCAAGCCCTATGCGGTCCCCGCCTGGGAGAAGCTCTCCTCGGAGCTGGAGGCCCAGGCCTCCCTGTGGCGCACGCTGCGCACCGAGGCCTGTCTGGCGGTGGAGGAGCACACCTCGGACACCGCGTGGCAGACGGTCGCGTGCCTCGATGCCCGGCTGTGGCAGCTCGCGGCCGTCACCGAGCTGCTGGAGAAGGCGGACAGGCAGATGGTCCAGCACGCGCAGCAGATGCTGTCCTCGCTCGAGGGGCTCGAGGGCTGCAAGGAGGCCCCGGCGCTCTCCACCCGTCCGCAGCCGCCGGATGCCCTCCGCCCTCGGGTGGATGCGGCGCGGCGCAGGCTCTCCGAGGCCCAGGCCCGCATGGAGGCGGGCCGGTACTCCGAGGGGCTCGCGGTGACGACGGGGCTCCTCCAGGAGATCCAGGGGGTGGACTACCGCCCGCTCGAGGCGGAGGTGCGCGTGCTCCATGGCCAGCTCCACGCGCTCTCCGGTCAGCTCAAGGAGGCCGAGGAGAGCCTCTACAAGGCCGTGTGGGCCGCCGAGGCCGGGCGGGACGACGAGGCGGCCGCGCGCGCGTGGATCTTCCTCATCTGGGTGGTGGGGGATCAGATGGCCCGCGCGGGCGAGGTGGATCGCATCGTCCTGCACGCCCAGGCCGAGGTGGCGCGGCTGGGCCGGGAGCGCTTCCCGCGCATCTCCACGGAGCTGCACCTGCGGATGGGCGGGCTCCTCATGGTGCAGGGAAAGCTGGAGCAGGCCGACGCGGCGTTCTCTCACGGCCTGGAGCTCGCTCGGAAGACGTACGGCGCGGACAGCCTGCGCGCCTCCTACTTCCTCGTCGGGCTGGGGCGCGTCCGTACCCGGCAGAGCCGCCCGGCGGAGGCGCTGGAGCTGTACCAGCAGGCCTTGAGACTGCGCGAGCGCACCTGGGGCCTCGAGCACCCCGCGCTGGCGCTCAACCTCAACAACATCGCCATCGAGCTGCTGGCGCTCGGCCGGCGGGAGGAGGCCATTGCCACCTGGCGCCGCTCCCTGGCGCTGCTGGAGGCCTCCCGCGAGCCGGACCACCCCAGCTTCGCCGCGCCGCTCACCAACCTCGCCTCGGTGCTGCGGACCATGGGCCACCTGGACGAGGCGCGGCAGGACCTCGAGCGGGCCCTGGCCATCTTCGAGCGCGGCAAGGGGCCGGATCACCCCAACACGGCCAGCGCGCTCACCGAGCTGGGAATGGTCGCCTTCGACTCGCAGCGGCTGGACGAGGCGTGCGCCTACCACGAGCAGGCCCTGGCGCGCGTCCAGCGGGCGCTGGGGCCGGACACGGCTCGCGCCTCCGCGCCGCTGACCTACCTGGGGTCGGTCCACCTGCGGGCGGGGCGCTACGTCGAGGCGCGGAGGGCTCTCACGCGCGCCCTGCAGCTCTGGGAGAAGGAGGGAGGGCCTGATGGCTCCTCGGCCACCAACGCGCTGCGTCCCCTGGCGCGGGTCGAGCTGGCCTCGGGAGCGCCGCGCAAGGCGCTCGAGCACTGCCAGCGGGCCCTGGCGCTGGATGAGCGGGTGCAGGGCGCGGAGGCTCCGGATGTCGCGCTGGATCTGGCCTGCCTCGCGGAGGGGCACCTGGCCCTGGGCGCACCGGCGCAGGCCGTGCCGCTGCTCGAGCGGGCCCGGCGGCTCCACAGGATCGCCCCCAGGGATCCGCTCGATGAGGCGTGGGCCACCTTCCTGCTGGCCCGGGCGCTCGGGGAGCAGCGCTCGGCCGCCGAGAGAGCGCGAGCCGTCGCCCTGGCCGAGGAGGCCCGGACACGGATGGAGGGCCTGGGCATCCGGGCCCGCGTGGAGCTGCGGCAGGTGATGGCCTGGCGGCAGCGGGTGGAGGCACCATGA
- a CDS encoding sigma-70 family RNA polymerase sigma factor produces the protein MSETRDPGSLSALLRAHAPRERGAALEQVAGLEALLREHYAGGQDRWPSVPLGPERFVRHLARHLPEDLEAGLRQLHGADLFLACACAEGEPLGLHAFEQHILQRVPSRLGQLPESTVDEVLQEVRQRLLLGRGDAPPRIADYSGRGPLLAWVRIIAARIVGELANKEGRQVLFDEPPEVLARMLSANDPERTLLREDSRQALAEALRKALAALPERDRALLRLHHLHGLTMDRLSAMYRESRSGVARRVAQARERLLELTREDLASRLKLAGPEVESLLGLVRSRLDLSLQRLMS, from the coding sequence ATGAGCGAGACACGGGACCCGGGCTCTCTCTCCGCGCTGCTGCGGGCCCATGCGCCCCGGGAGCGAGGCGCCGCGCTGGAGCAGGTGGCGGGGCTGGAGGCGCTGCTGCGCGAGCACTACGCGGGGGGCCAGGACCGGTGGCCGTCCGTTCCGCTCGGGCCGGAGCGCTTCGTACGGCACCTGGCGCGGCACCTGCCGGAGGACCTGGAGGCAGGGCTGCGGCAGCTTCACGGCGCGGACCTGTTCCTGGCGTGTGCCTGCGCCGAGGGAGAGCCGCTGGGGCTGCATGCCTTCGAGCAGCACATCCTCCAGCGGGTGCCCTCCCGGCTGGGCCAGCTCCCGGAGTCCACCGTGGATGAGGTGCTGCAGGAGGTCCGCCAGCGCCTGCTGCTGGGGCGCGGGGACGCGCCGCCTCGCATCGCCGACTACTCGGGCCGGGGGCCGCTGCTGGCGTGGGTGCGCATCATCGCCGCGCGGATCGTCGGCGAGCTGGCGAACAAGGAGGGGCGGCAGGTGCTCTTCGATGAGCCTCCCGAGGTGCTCGCGAGGATGCTGTCCGCGAACGATCCGGAGCGTACGCTGCTCCGGGAGGACTCGCGTCAGGCGCTCGCCGAGGCGCTGCGCAAGGCGCTGGCGGCGCTGCCGGAGCGGGATCGGGCCCTGCTGCGGCTGCACCACCTCCATGGGCTCACGATGGACCGGCTCTCGGCGATGTACCGCGAGTCCCGCTCGGGCGTGGCCCGCCGGGTGGCCCAGGCCCGCGAGCGGCTGCTGGAGCTCACGCGCGAGGACCTGGCCTCCCGGCTGAAGCTCGCCGGCCCCGAGGTGGAGAGCCTGCTCGGCCTGGTACGCAGCCGCCTGGACCTCAGCCTCCAACGGCTGATGAGCTGA
- a CDS encoding hybrid sensor histidine kinase/response regulator yields the protein MAPPPPASPPVDLTPLVWVVDDSPTEIEAIRRSLSSACRVEVFSNGEAMLEALHQHGPPDVLVLDWQMPGLSGLEVCRYLRGTPSTAMLPVLILTGHARPEDVEEALLAGANDYVLKPFQPAELLARVHALSRWELQRKRVLADERARRVLAEGSLTEVQAAEARARRSEQRYLLAARATRDVIWEWNTETDEVERSISLPAYLGYPDTGQTGDTQWWKEHLHPEDRERVVSGIRAAIAGTAQDWQEEYRLRRADGTWVFIVDRCHIVRDEEGRASQVVGALQDVTERKRLEAEARQRAEFERQLIGIVSHDLRNPLNAITLAATAILRSEELEERQRRNAVRVLTAADRATRMIRDLLDFTQARQGGGIPLNRQPMDLHELVHTVVDELQVIHSDRTIHVEQAGDGKGEWDPDRLMQVIGNLMGNALQYSPPNTPVKVTTRGEVDAVVLEVHNSGDPIEPDVLPRIFEPMERGSHLQAVRAGRSIGLGLFIVRHIVLAHGGRVSARSLADEGTTFTVLLPRHP from the coding sequence GTGGCCCCCCCTCCTCCCGCCAGCCCTCCCGTGGACCTGACGCCTCTCGTCTGGGTCGTGGACGACAGTCCCACCGAGATCGAGGCCATCCGCCGCTCCCTGTCGAGCGCCTGCCGGGTGGAGGTGTTCTCCAACGGGGAGGCCATGCTCGAGGCGCTGCACCAGCACGGCCCGCCGGACGTGCTCGTCCTGGACTGGCAGATGCCGGGCCTGTCCGGGCTCGAGGTGTGCCGCTATCTGCGCGGCACTCCCTCCACGGCGATGCTCCCCGTGCTCATCCTCACCGGGCACGCCCGGCCCGAGGACGTGGAGGAGGCGCTGCTGGCGGGCGCCAACGACTACGTCCTCAAGCCCTTCCAGCCGGCGGAGCTGCTGGCGCGCGTCCACGCCCTCTCGCGCTGGGAGCTGCAGCGCAAGCGCGTCCTGGCGGATGAGCGTGCCCGGCGTGTGCTCGCGGAGGGCTCGCTCACGGAGGTCCAGGCGGCCGAGGCCCGGGCCCGCCGGAGCGAGCAGCGCTATCTGCTCGCCGCCCGCGCCACGCGGGATGTCATCTGGGAGTGGAACACGGAGACGGACGAGGTAGAGCGGAGCATCTCGCTGCCCGCCTACCTGGGTTACCCGGACACGGGGCAGACGGGCGACACCCAGTGGTGGAAGGAGCACCTCCACCCCGAGGACCGGGAGCGCGTGGTGAGCGGCATCCGTGCGGCCATCGCGGGCACGGCGCAGGACTGGCAGGAGGAGTACCGCCTGCGGCGCGCGGATGGGACGTGGGTGTTCATCGTGGACCGGTGCCACATCGTCCGGGACGAGGAGGGCCGGGCCAGCCAGGTGGTGGGGGCGCTGCAGGACGTCACCGAGCGCAAGCGCCTGGAGGCCGAGGCGCGCCAGCGCGCCGAGTTCGAGCGGCAGCTCATCGGCATCGTCAGCCACGATCTGCGCAACCCGCTGAACGCCATCACCCTGGCGGCCACGGCCATCCTCCGCAGCGAGGAGCTGGAGGAGCGGCAGCGGCGCAACGCCGTCCGTGTCCTCACGGCGGCCGATCGCGCCACGCGGATGATCCGGGATCTGCTGGACTTCACCCAGGCCCGGCAGGGCGGCGGCATCCCGCTGAACCGCCAGCCCATGGATCTGCACGAGCTGGTCCACACGGTGGTGGACGAGCTGCAGGTCATCCACTCGGACCGCACCATCCACGTGGAGCAGGCGGGAGATGGGAAGGGCGAGTGGGATCCGGACCGGCTGATGCAGGTCATCGGCAACCTGATGGGCAACGCGCTCCAGTACAGCCCTCCGAACACGCCGGTGAAGGTGACGACGCGGGGCGAGGTGGACGCGGTGGTGCTGGAGGTCCACAACAGCGGGGACCCCATCGAGCCGGACGTGCTCCCGCGCATCTTCGAGCCGATGGAGCGAGGCAGCCACCTCCAGGCGGTCCGCGCCGGGAGGAGCATCGGCCTGGGGCTCTTCATCGTCCGGCACATCGTACTGGCGCACGGGGGCCGGGTGAGCGCCCGCTCCCTGGCGGACGAAGGCACCACCTTCACCGTGCTGCTGCCCCGGCATCCCTGA
- a CDS encoding response regulator, whose protein sequence is MSTQRLRLLLVEDSEDDAMLLLRELRRSGYEVSHTRVETREEMERALSAGTWDVVIADYALPHFDGLSAFALVRQRGLDVPFLIVSGKIGEDVAVAAMKAGVHDFVLKDRLGRLGPAVARELREAEVRAERRKMQEQLMLSDRLASLGMLAASVAHELNNPLASVMMNLEFSLTDVQESGGSKESVQALREAFSCAGLIRDIIRDIKIFSRPEGQHFGPTDVHRVMDSALRMAHNQLFHRARLVKDYGDLPPVHGGEARLGQVFLNLIINAAQAIPEGQRDSHEIRVVTRRLGELVRVEIRDTGPGVPPELRERIFEPFFTTKPVGVGTGLGLSICRRLINEMDGSIGVDSEPGQGSTFWIHLRVAREQEVTPEVKAKSSRQGLGVLVLDDEAAVGKALRRLLSARHQVITFDRAQDALAHITSGRRFDAILCDLMMPEMSGAQFHHELERLAPEQAQRVIFMTGGAFTEETRAFLSTARNPCVDKPLDIQRLLSMLEALPGSAASRGSTGFGSTM, encoded by the coding sequence ATGAGCACCCAGCGCCTGCGGCTGCTCCTCGTGGAGGACTCCGAGGACGATGCCATGCTGCTGCTGCGCGAGCTGCGCCGCAGTGGCTACGAGGTCTCCCACACCCGTGTCGAGACGCGCGAGGAGATGGAGCGCGCGCTGAGCGCGGGGACCTGGGATGTCGTCATCGCGGACTATGCGCTGCCCCACTTCGACGGCCTGAGCGCGTTCGCCCTGGTGCGCCAGCGCGGGCTGGATGTGCCCTTCCTCATCGTGTCGGGGAAGATCGGCGAGGACGTGGCGGTGGCCGCCATGAAGGCGGGCGTCCACGACTTCGTGCTCAAGGATCGGCTGGGGCGACTGGGGCCGGCCGTGGCTCGCGAGCTGCGCGAGGCCGAGGTGCGCGCCGAGCGCCGCAAGATGCAGGAGCAGCTGATGCTGTCGGATCGGCTGGCCTCGTTGGGCATGCTCGCCGCCAGCGTGGCGCACGAGCTCAACAACCCGCTCGCCTCGGTGATGATGAACCTGGAGTTCAGCCTGACGGACGTCCAGGAGTCGGGCGGCTCCAAGGAGTCGGTGCAGGCGCTGCGCGAGGCGTTCTCGTGCGCGGGGCTCATCCGCGACATCATCCGCGACATCAAGATCTTCTCCCGCCCCGAGGGGCAGCACTTCGGCCCGACGGACGTGCACCGGGTGATGGACTCGGCCCTGCGCATGGCGCACAACCAGCTGTTCCACCGGGCCCGGCTCGTGAAGGACTACGGGGACCTTCCGCCCGTCCACGGCGGCGAGGCGCGGCTGGGGCAGGTCTTCCTCAACCTCATCATCAACGCGGCCCAGGCCATCCCCGAGGGCCAGCGGGACTCGCATGAGATCCGGGTGGTGACGCGGCGGCTCGGCGAGCTGGTGCGGGTGGAGATCCGCGACACCGGTCCGGGCGTGCCGCCGGAGCTGCGCGAGCGCATCTTCGAGCCCTTCTTCACCACGAAGCCGGTGGGGGTGGGCACCGGGCTGGGGCTGTCCATCTGCCGTCGCCTCATCAACGAGATGGACGGCAGCATCGGCGTGGACAGCGAGCCCGGACAGGGCAGCACGTTCTGGATCCACCTGCGCGTGGCCCGGGAGCAGGAAGTCACTCCCGAGGTGAAGGCGAAGTCCTCCCGGCAGGGGCTGGGGGTGCTCGTGCTCGATGACGAGGCGGCGGTAGGCAAGGCCCTGCGCCGGCTGCTGAGCGCGCGGCACCAGGTCATCACGTTCGACCGGGCCCAGGATGCCCTGGCGCACATCACCTCGGGCCGCCGCTTCGACGCCATCCTCTGCGATCTGATGATGCCGGAGATGAGCGGTGCCCAGTTCCATCACGAGCTGGAGCGGCTGGCGCCTGAGCAGGCCCAGCGGGTCATCTTCATGACGGGCGGAGCCTTCACGGAGGAGACGCGCGCCTTCCTGAGCACCGCGCGCAACCCCTGCGTGGACAAGCCCCTCGACATCCAGCGGCTGTTGTCCATGCTGGAGGCCCTGCCGGGCAGTGCCGCCTCGCGGGGCTCGACCGGGTTCGGCTCCACGATGTGA
- a CDS encoding 1-phosphofructokinase family hexose kinase has translation MKPIVTMTINPTIDLATTVDVVTPEHKLRCDPERRDPGGGGLNVARVIRELGGESLALYPRGGPTGELLEQLLEQKGLRRWPIAISGHTRENFTVAERNGKREFRFIMPGPTLSEKEWQACLDALFTVAADAEYIVASGSLAPGVPVDFYARVARAARKQNARLVLDTSGPPLRAALEEGVFFAKPNRKEFRDMMGAQVDEPSALAAAARDFLGRGCAELLVVSMGADGALLTTKQGQFRAIPPPVETHSSVGAGDSFVGGMTLGLARGLLPEEAFRWGIASGTAALLSQGTDLCRRADVEFLLEKVQPQRLA, from the coding sequence ATGAAGCCCATCGTGACGATGACCATCAACCCGACGATCGATCTGGCCACCACCGTGGATGTGGTGACTCCCGAGCACAAGCTCCGGTGCGACCCGGAGCGAAGGGATCCAGGAGGCGGAGGGCTCAACGTCGCGCGCGTCATCCGCGAGCTGGGCGGAGAGTCGCTCGCGCTCTACCCGAGGGGCGGGCCCACCGGAGAGCTGCTGGAGCAGCTGCTGGAGCAGAAGGGCCTGCGGCGCTGGCCCATCGCCATCTCGGGCCACACCCGCGAGAACTTCACGGTGGCCGAGCGCAACGGCAAGCGCGAGTTCCGCTTCATCATGCCGGGGCCCACGCTCTCCGAGAAGGAGTGGCAGGCGTGCCTGGACGCGCTCTTCACCGTGGCCGCGGACGCCGAGTACATCGTCGCCAGCGGCAGTCTGGCGCCGGGCGTCCCCGTGGACTTCTATGCCCGGGTGGCGCGGGCGGCGCGCAAGCAGAACGCGCGGCTGGTGCTCGACACCTCCGGTCCGCCGCTGCGCGCGGCGCTGGAGGAGGGCGTGTTCTTCGCCAAGCCCAACCGCAAGGAGTTCCGGGACATGATGGGGGCCCAGGTGGATGAGCCCTCCGCCCTGGCCGCGGCCGCCCGGGACTTCCTGGGCCGGGGGTGCGCCGAGCTGCTCGTGGTCTCCATGGGGGCCGACGGCGCCCTGCTGACGACGAAGCAGGGCCAGTTCCGGGCCATCCCTCCGCCCGTGGAGACGCACAGCTCCGTGGGCGCGGGGGACAGCTTCGTGGGAGGCATGACGCTGGGGCTCGCGCGCGGCCTGTTGCCCGAGGAGGCCTTCCGGTGGGGCATCGCCTCGGGGACCGCCGCGCTCCTGTCCCAGGGGACGGATCTCTGCCGCCGCGCGGACGTCGAGTTCCTGCTGGAGAAGGTCCAGCCCCAGCGTCTGGCGTGA
- a CDS encoding ATP-binding protein, whose amino-acid sequence MQSGPQHLVRSILAHLSEGVALVDARGALIHSSPPAEPFFGVGGTTHGVFFPDEQTPFPADQLPVWGALKGEEIRGVELFVRDERVPQGRHVRCDGLPLRDERGAIMGGLLLVKDTGKAARSEEEKRRKLNEEVERRIVERTAQLEASNRELEAFAYSVAHDLRAPLRAITSFSDALREDCADRLDEMGLDYLKRIHGGAQRMSALIDGILALSKVNRTTLVASQCDLSALARAVSEQLRAQHPDRQARFTLQAGLVDQGDPQLLRSLVENLLGNAWKFTRKRPLAEIEFGATQTQGVRTYFVKDNGAGFEMEYKHKLFGVFQRLHAQSEFEGSGVGLATAHRIIRRHGGRIWGEGQPDQGACFFFTLNELPPSVVSTAPLEPRPGGEG is encoded by the coding sequence TTGCAGTCCGGGCCCCAGCACCTCGTCCGGTCCATCCTCGCGCACCTCTCCGAAGGCGTGGCCCTCGTCGACGCCAGGGGCGCGCTCATCCATTCCAGCCCTCCGGCCGAGCCGTTCTTCGGCGTTGGGGGGACTACCCATGGGGTCTTCTTCCCGGATGAGCAGACGCCCTTTCCCGCGGACCAGCTGCCTGTCTGGGGGGCGTTGAAGGGAGAGGAGATCCGGGGTGTGGAGCTGTTCGTCCGCGACGAGAGGGTGCCGCAAGGCAGGCATGTCCGCTGCGATGGTCTCCCGCTGCGCGATGAGCGGGGCGCCATCATGGGTGGCCTGCTGCTCGTGAAGGACACGGGCAAGGCCGCGCGGAGCGAGGAGGAGAAGCGCCGCAAGCTCAACGAGGAGGTCGAGCGGCGCATCGTCGAGCGCACCGCCCAGCTCGAGGCGTCCAACCGGGAGCTGGAGGCCTTCGCGTACTCCGTGGCGCATGACTTGCGCGCCCCGCTGCGCGCCATCACCAGCTTCAGCGACGCGCTGAGGGAGGACTGCGCCGACCGCCTGGATGAGATGGGGCTGGACTACCTGAAGCGCATCCACGGTGGAGCCCAGCGCATGTCCGCGCTCATCGACGGCATCCTGGCGCTCTCGAAGGTGAACCGCACGACGCTGGTGGCCAGCCAGTGCGATCTGTCGGCCCTGGCGCGGGCGGTCTCGGAGCAGCTGCGGGCCCAGCACCCGGACCGCCAGGCGCGCTTCACCCTCCAGGCGGGGCTGGTGGACCAGGGCGACCCGCAGCTGCTGCGCTCCCTGGTGGAGAACCTGCTGGGCAACGCGTGGAAGTTCACGCGCAAGCGTCCCCTGGCCGAGATCGAGTTCGGCGCGACGCAGACACAAGGGGTGCGCACCTACTTCGTGAAGGACAACGGCGCCGGTTTCGAGATGGAGTACAAACACAAGCTGTTCGGAGTCTTTCAGCGGCTGCACGCGCAGTCGGAGTTCGAGGGCAGCGGCGTGGGGCTCGCCACGGCGCACCGGATCATCCGCCGCCATGGCGGGCGCATCTGGGGCGAGGGCCAGCCCGACCAGGGGGCCTGCTTCTTCTTCACCCTGAACGAGCTCCCCCCGTCCGTCGTCTCCACCGCTCCCCTGGAGCCCCGCCCTGGAGGTGAGGGATGA